The following coding sequences lie in one Cherax quadricarinatus isolate ZL_2023a chromosome 8, ASM3850222v1, whole genome shotgun sequence genomic window:
- the LOC128685406 gene encoding uncharacterized protein → MRLLVLACMTAAAAAGSLRSYGLPSPGPGDSGIFGNGCANGQIRHVDGNCVTPLVTRNLYLYNAPPVDPIVGPRPIVPPPRIEQTLLFIRTPEVGPGPDPIIVPPPQTKNVVYVLNQRPEVEQKVVLVPAPEQQTPQVYFVNYAEGDNPNLPTGDDLQSALSAAAHGSGEVIGALGGTGGEFGIGLGSVGGGNGVDLSDSSLGVSTPSGLYSPP, encoded by the exons ATGAGGCTCCTG GTACTCGCCTGCATGACTGCGGCTGCAGCAGCCGGCTCGCTTCGGAGCTACGGTTTACCATCACCTGGACCAGGTGACTCAGGCATCTTTGGAAATGGTTGTGCAAATGGACAGATTCGTCATGTGGATGGAAATTGTGTGACTCCTCTTGTAACCAGAAACTTGTACTTGTATAATGCTCCTCCAGTAGATCCAATTGTAGGTCCCAGACCAATTGTTCCTCCACCAAGGATTGAACAAACCCTTTTATTCATCCGGACCCCAGAAGTCGGCCCAGGTCCAGATCCCATTATTGTACCACCACCTCAAACGAAAAATGTTGTGTATGTCCTCAACCAGCGGCCTGAAGTGGAGCAGAAGGTCGTCCTCGTCCCAGCTCCTGAACAACAAACTCCTCAAGTATACTTCGTTAACTATGCTGAAGGTGACAACCCGAATCTTCCCACAGGAGACGATCTCCAATCTGCCCTCAGCGCTGCAGctcatggtagtggtgaggttaTCGGCGCCCTTGGAGGCACTGGAGGAGAATTTGGTATCGGTCTTGGTAGCGTTGGAGGCGGAAATGGAGTTGACCTTAGTGACAGCAGCTTAGGTGTGTCCACACCATCTGGTCTTTATTCCCCACCATGA
- the LOC128685407 gene encoding uncharacterized protein: MKLLILACFIAAAIAGSLRSYGLPSFGPGGSGISDSSEDDCADGEIRHVDGNCVTPLVTRNLYLYNAPPVDPIVGPQPIVPPPRIEHTILFISNPEASPGLEPIVVPPPQTNYALYVLNKRPELEQKVLHVPAPEQQTPQVYFVNYAEGENPTLPTGDDLQSALSSASYGSGEVISTASDTAGDIEIDIIEGIASSENSIGSNTGNGFGGDIASGIGEGVSSDSGIDVPTPSGLYSPP, encoded by the exons ATGAAGCTCCTG ATACTCGCCTGCTTCATTGCGGCTGCAATCGCCGGCTCGCTTCGGAGCTATGGTCTCCCGTCATTTGGTCCAGGTGGCTCAGGCATCTCCGACAGCTCTGAAGATGATTGTGCAGATGGAGAGATTCGTCATGTGGATGGAAATTGTGTGACTCCTCTTGTAACCAGAAACTTGTACTTGTATAATGCTCCGCCAGTAGATCCAATCGTAGGTCCCCAACCAATTGTTCCTCCACCAAGGATTGAACACACCATTCTGTTCATTAGTAACCCTGAAGCCAGCCCAGGTCTGGAACCCATTGTTGTGCCCCCACCTCAAACAAATTACGCACTGTACGTCCTCAACAAGCGGCCTGAACTGGAGCAGAAGGTCCTCCATGTCCCAGCTCCTGAGCAACAAACTCCTCAAGTGTACTTCGTCAACTATGCTGAAGGTGAAAACCCAACTTTGCCCACAGGAGACGATCTTCAATCTGCTCTCAGCTCAGCATCTTATGGTAGCGGTGAAGTTATCAGCACAGCCAGTGACACTGCAGGAGACATTGAAATTGACATTATTGAAGGAATTGCAAGCAGTGAGAATAGTATTGGAAGTAACACTGGAAACGGTTTTGGAGGTGATATTGCAAGTGGCATCGGAGAGGGTGTGAGTAGCGACAGTGGCATCGATGTGCCCACACCATCTGGTCTATATTCCCCACCATGA